One part of the Glycine max cultivar Williams 82 chromosome 14, Glycine_max_v4.0, whole genome shotgun sequence genome encodes these proteins:
- the LOC100796964 gene encoding uncharacterized protein, which yields MAKMKIAWLLLLLLVSVCVTASQVWALKSPFHPRDVLPLLPRQLSWPILNRLHSAVDLLPVFVGAAFSPVDNLKWKGACFYENKAWMVFHNKSGTQYGGGTLHIKVSNAHSWTCMDLYIFASPYRVTWDYYFLAREHTLEIKEWEGKAEYEYVKNHGLSIFLLQAGMLGTLEALWEVFPLFTNTGWGENSNIKFLEKHMGASFEVRPQPFVTNVSVDDIHSGDFLAVSKIRGRWGAFETLEKWVSGAYAGHTAVCLRDSSGKLWVGESGHENEKGEDIIAVIPWEEWWDFELNKDDSNPHIALLPLHPDLRARFNETAAWEYALSMAGKPYGYHNMIFSWIDTLNGNYPPPLDANVVACVMTIWSQLQPEYAANMWNEALNKRLGTKGLDLPEVLVEVEKRGSSFDELLTIPEQDYWTYSDGKSTSCIAFILEMYKEAGLFDPISSSVQVTEFTIKDAYILNFFENNSSRLPKWCNDGDTVKLPYCQIKGKYRMELPGYNTMQPYPHMNEKCPSLPPKYSRAQNC from the exons ATGGCGAAGATGAAGATAGCGTGGCTTCTGCTGCTCCTCCTGGTATCAGTGTGCGTAACGGCCTCTCAAGTTTGGGCCCTGAAATCGCCGTTTCACCCGCGAGACGTGCTTCCTCTGCTGCCGAGACAGCTGTCGTGGCCCATCCTCAATCGCCTCCACAGCGCGGTGGATCTCCTCCCCGTCTTCGTCGGCGCCGCCTTTTCGCCGGTCGACAATCTCAAGTGGAAAGGCGCCTGCTTCTACGAGAACAAAGCCTGGATGGTGTTTCACAACAAGAGTGGCACTCAATATGGCGGTGGAACCCTTCACATCAAG GTTAGCAATGCTCACAGTTGGACGTGCATGGATCTTTATATTTTTGCCAGCCCTTATCGTGTGACATGGGATTATTATTTCCTGGCCCGGGAGCATACGCTTGAGATCAAAGAGTGGGAAGGGAAAGCTGAGTATGAGTAT GTAAAAAACCATGGGTTATCAATTTTCCTCTTGCAAGCTGGGATGTTGGGGACCCTTGAAGCACTTTGGGAGGTCTTCCCTCTATTTACAAATACTGGATGGGGGGAGAACTCCAACATTAAATTTTTGGAAAAACATATGGGAGCTTCTTTTGAAGTGCGCCCTCAGCCATTTGTTACAAATGTCAGTGTTGATGACATTCATTCTGGAGATTTCCTTGCCGTTTCGAAAATTCGAGGTCGGTGGGGTGCTTTTGAGACTCTAGAGAAGTGGGTTAGTGGAGCTTATGCTGGCCACACTGCTGTTTGCCTAAGGGACTCCAGTGGGAAGCTTTGGGTTGGAGAGTCAGgacatgaaaatgaaaag GGAGAAGATATAATAGCTGTGATACCATGGGAAGAGTGGTGGGACTTTGAACTGAATAAAGATGATTCCAATCCCCATATTGCGCTGCTTCCATTGCACCCTGATTTGCGTGCCAGGTTTAATGAGACTGCTGCATGGGAGTATGCACTGAGCATGGCAGGAAAACCATATGGTTACCATAACATGATCTTCAGTTGGATAGACACTTTAAATGGAAACTATCCACCCCCCTTGGATGCTAATGTG GTTGCTTGCGTTATGACAATTTGGAGTCAACTTCAACCTGAATATGCAGCAAATATGTGGAATGAAGCCTTGAACAAACGACTTGGAACTAAA GGACTTGATCTTCCAGAAGTTTTAGTAGAAGTTGAAAAGCGTGGATCATCTTTTGATGAACTACTAACGATTCCTGAACAGGATTATTGGACCTACAGTGATGGGAAGTCGACTTCGTGCATTGCTTTTATACTTGAGATGTACAAGGAGGCAGGGCTGTTTGATCCAATTTCTAGTTCCGTTCAAGTGACAGAGTTTACG ATAAAAGATGCTtacattctcaatttttttgagAACAATTCTAGTCGCTTGCCAAAATGGTGCAATGATGGAGACACGGTGAAGCTTCCTTATTGTCAAATTAAAGGCAAGTATAGAATGGAATTACCTGGATACAACACCATGCAACCATACCCTCATATGAATGAAAAGTGTCCATCTCTTCCTCCAAAGTACTCCAGAGCCCAGAATTGCTAG